One genomic segment of Misgurnus anguillicaudatus chromosome 25, ASM2758022v2, whole genome shotgun sequence includes these proteins:
- the prmt6 gene encoding protein arginine N-methyltransferase 6: MSHHGTKKRKLDRSTEDYMYFDSYSDVTIHEEMIADTVRTNAYRTGIFKNSKSIEGKVVLDVGAGTGVLSLFCAQAGARKVYAVEASSIADQAIKIVKLNQMEDRIDVIKGTLETIDLPEQVDVIVSEWMGYALLHESMLNSVLFARDKWLKPGGLILPYKADLYIAPLNDMVVEGRLNFWSTVKAQYGVDMSCMTDFARKCIMNKDITVNPVTVEDVLSHPCKFAELDLRTVTLEQLNDVRGVYKCACFGSSSIHALCVWFSVTFPGEEKALVLSTSPFKPETHWKQAVLYLDEPVDVMQDTVVEGEISLYPSEKNSRHICIRLDYAIGDHKKRSKTFSIPDQYLEV, encoded by the coding sequence ATGTCACATCACGGTACCAAGAAAAGAAAACTGGACAGGAGCACAGAGGATTACATGTATTTTGACAGCTACTCCGATGTGACCATTCACGAGGAAATGATCGCGGACACCGTGCGCACTAACGCGTACAGAACGGgcatttttaaaaacagtaagTCGATAGAAGGGAAAGTGGTGCTGGATGTGGGAGCCGGTACCGGTGTTCTCAGTTTATTTTGTGCCCAGGCTGGTGCCAGAAAGGTTTATGCGGTAGAAGCGAGCTCGATCGCCGATCAGGCTATAAAAATAGTCAAACTGAATCAGATGGAGGACAGGATCGAtgttattaaagggacactagaGACGATCGATTTACCCGAACAAGTGGACGTGATTGTCAGCGAGTGGATGGGCTACGCGCTGCTCCACGAATCCATGTTAAATTCTGTGCTCTTCGCCCGGGACAAGTGGCTGAAACCCGGTGGCCTTATATTACCGTACAAAGCGGATCTCTACATCGCCCCCTTAAACGATATGGTGGTGGAGGGCCGATTGAACTTTTGGAGCACTGTTAAGGCACAGTACGGCGTGGACATGTCCTGCATGACTGACTTTGCACGAAAGTGCATCATGAACAAAGACATCACCGTGAATCCGGTGACGGTGGAGGACGTGCTCTCCCATCCGTGCAAGTTTGCCGAGTTGGATTTACGCACGGTCACGCTCGAGCAGCTCAACGATGTGCGGGGCGTGTACAAATGCGCATGCTTCGGCTCGTCCTCCATCCATGCGTTGTGCGTCTGGTTCAGTGTCACGTTCCCGGGGGAGGAGAAGGCCCTGGTGCTCTCCACGTCTCCATTCAAACCGGAGACGCATTGGAAACAAGCTGTACTGTATTTAGATGAACCAGTGGATGTGATGCAGGACACTGTAGTAGAGGGGGAGATCAGCTTGTACCCCTCTGAGAAAAATTCAAGGCACATATGCATCCGTTTGGACTATGCCATAGGCGACCATAAAAAGCGCTCCAAAACATTTTCTATTCCTGATCAATATTTAGAAGTGTAA